A window of Bradyrhizobium sp. AZCC 1719 genomic DNA:
CCTCATTGTGGCCGGTCCGAGCATAGCGCAGGAACTCTGCTCCAGCGCGAACGGCTCACTTTGCTTCTCGCAGCCTGCAACCTCACGCGGCCGGGCTGGACCGGATCTGCCGGGCTTGAACGCTCTCGTCTTGTTCCAGCGGCAGGGAAAATTGAAACACCGCGCCCCGCGGTTCGTTCGCGCTCGCCCACATCCGTCCGCCGTGAGCCTCGACCATCGACCGGCAGATGGCGAGGCCCATGCCCATGCCCTTGGCCTTCGTCGTATAGAAGGCCTCGAACACGCGCTCGACATCCGCCGGGTCCAGGCCCGGGCCGGAATCGCGAACCGTGACGAGCACGCCGCCCGCGGCCTCCCTCTCGCTGTTGATTCGCAGTGCGCCTGCCCGCTCGCCGACGCCCTCCATGGCTTCAATGGCATTGAGGATCAGGTTCAGGATCACCTGCTGCAGTTGGGTGCGATCGCCTTTCACCATCGGCAAGCCCGGCGCGAGGTCGGTCTGCAGCAAGATGCCGTGCTTGAACATTTCGCTCCGGGTCAGCACGACCATTTCGAGGATGGCTTCATTGAGGTCGAACCGATCGTTCCGCGGCGGCACCTTGTTGATGAGGGCCCGGATCCCGTTGATGACGTTGCCGGCGCGCTTGCCGTCCTCGACGATACGACGAAGGGAATCCCGAACTTCGCCGAGATTGGGCGGTTGAGCGCTGAGCCAGCGCAGGGCAGCCCCGGCATTGGTAACCGTCGCCGCGATCGGCTGGTTGACCTCATGGGCAATCGAGGCCGTCAATTGACCCATCGTGGTGACGCGATTGGCGTGCGCGAGCTCCGCCTGCATGGCGCGCAAGGATTCTTCGGCCCGCCTGCGTTCGGTGATGTGACGCCCGACGCCGCGGTAGCCGACGAAGCGCCCCGTCTTGTCAAACACCGGCAGCCCGGAGACGGACACGTAACGCTTGCTGCCGTCGGGGCCAGCTCGCGCAAGCTCAAAATCGCGAAACGGCAGGTGGGCATCGAGCGTTTCCCGGTGCTTGCGCCAGGCCTCTTCATCCGGCTCCAGGTAAGGCACTTCCCAACGGGTCTTGCCGATCTCGGCGCCCGGCGCCGGCGCGTCGGCAAGGGTCTCTGCGAACTCCTGGTGCGTGAAGCGATGTTGCGCATCAGTCTCCCAGTACACGTCGAAGGAGAACTGCACGAGGGTGCGAAAGCGTTCCTCGCTCTGCCGCAGCGCCTCTTCCGCCCGCTTGCGCTCGGTCAGATCGAGGACGAAACTAACACCTTGATCTGAGCTTTGTTCGAACATCACCCCGCCGAGCAGCACGGGCACGCGACTGCCGTCCTTCCGAAAATACTCTTTCTCGAATGGCTGGACGGTCCTCATCCGCTTCAGGTCCGCCACCGTGCGTGCGTCGCGGTCGTGCCATTCCGCCGGCGTCAGGTCAGTCCGGCTCAGGCAACCGGAGACAAGGTCCTCCCGACTGTAACCCAACATACGGAGAAACGCATCGTTGGCCTCGAGAATGCGACCTTCGAGATCCCAAATGATGATGCCAACGATGTTGGCGTCGACCAGGCGCCGGATCTTCTTGTCGCGCGCCAGGAGATCGCCGTGGAGCGCGACGTTCTCCGCGATCGCCTTACGCCGCCTTATCGCTTCGAGCCGTGCAAGCGCCAACGCCACCACCGCCAGGACTGCGACTATGACGATGGCGGTCGCGATCAGCCTGGCTTTGCGTTGTTCGAGTGCCTCGGCGCGCTTCTCCTGATCCACGAGCAGCAAACGCTCGTGGTCCACCATCTGGTCGATTTGCGACCTTATCTCGTCCAGGCTGCGGATCATGGTCAGCGCCGCCAGCCCGGAGGTGCTGGCCGTCTTGACGATGTCATCGATCTCACGCAGCTTTGCTGCAACTGTCAGCGCCAGATGTCCGGCACGATGGTTCTGCAACGGATCGTTCGCGACCAGAGCCTGGAGCGCCTGCGCCTCTCGCCGTACGCTTTCGTCGGAGACGCCGTAAGCCTTGAGATATGAGGGGTCGAGAGTCAGCAGATACTCGCGTCTTTGGGCCTCGACGTCGGCGATGACCGCCCGCAGCCGATCCAGCGTGTCGAGCACCTGACGACTGCGCTCGTGTACAAGACTTGCCGCTTGTCGCTCCTGCCAATATCGAAGGCCGAGAAATCCGGTCGAGACCACGGCAGCCAGAACCACCGCGACCACCAGCGTCAGCGGACGAACAAACCACCGAAAGGACTGGGTCAGAGGGACTGACATTAGCCTTAAGTCTTCGATGCTCGCGTGAGCGGCTCTTTTCTGATGCCGACGAAGAGTATTGCCAGTATAGTAAAAATACAGCCGCGGTCTGCGTAGTTTAGATAGGAACCGGCACGCTCCAACCCTGCAGATTGCACCGGCTTAGAAGCCCGTCAGTCCCCTCGCAAGGGGCCAGAACGTCACGGGTGGTATCGCTCGGCTGTTGTGAAGGCCACTCCCCGCCAGGAGCAACCAGATGGCTCCAAATGAAATGGTGCAGGGTGAAAAGCTTCCGGGCCGTCCGGGGTCGGCCAGCCGGCGCAGCTTCGTCAAGGGATTGGGCGCAGCCGGCGTCGTCCTGCCGGCCCTCGCCATCCTGCCACGGTGGGGCCTCGCAGAGGATGTCGCCGGTGTCTATGCGCACGCTGCGATAGATTGGAAGCAATTTGCCGGGCAGACGATCACGCTCGCAGGCGCGATCCATCCCTGGTCGAACGCGATCACACCGCTTTTGTGGGATTTCACCAAGCTCACCGGCATCAGCGTCGTTACCGACTTCCGATTGGAGACCGCGTACATGGGCGCGCTGCCGATCCAGCTCGCCCGCGGCAGCAGCACACCCGACGTCTTCATGTTTACGGCCTATGGCCAGGGCATCTCAAAAGGATGGCTCGAGCCGCTGAACGCCTATTATTCCGACAGGTCGCTGACCGATCTCGGCTGGTATGACGAGAACGATCTTCTCAAGACAGCCCGAGCCTTTCCGTTGTGGCGGGACGGCGAACGCTACGCCTGCCCGATCACTTCCGAGGCCGTGACCCTGTTCATCAACCGCGACGCGCTGGCAGCCAGGGATCTGCGCGTCCCCCAGACTTTCGACGAGCTGCTCGCCACCGCCAACGCGGCCAAGACCAGTGAGATGTCTGGGATCGCCATGCGAGCGCAGGCCGGCGGCAATTCGTCCGTGCCGGCCATGAGCTTCGTGTTCTCCTACGGCGGGGACATGGTCAAGGACAACAAGGCCGCTTTCGCGAGCCCGGAGGCCATCGCCGCCGTCGAGATGTACGGTCGATTGCTCAGTCAAGCCGGACCTAGCGGTGTGAGCGGCTATGAATGGTACCACGTGCTGGACGATTTCCTGCAGCGCAAGACGGCGATGGCGATCGACAGCAGCAATTTCGCTACCGACATCTCCAATCCAGCCAAAAGCCAAGTTGTGGGGCGGACTGTGTTCGCCGCCTTTCCACATGTCGCCGGTCGCACGTCCGTGCCTTTCATGTCGCACTGGCAAGCCTGCATCAATTCCCATTCACGAAACAAGCGGGCAGCGTTCTTGTTTCTGATGTGGGCGACAAGCAAGCCCACCTCGCTGCGGACTGCCGCAGCGGGGCTGGCAACGACACGCGTGTCGGCCTGGTCGAGCGAGGACTTCAAGAAGGCGTTCGGCGCACAAGCCGCCGAGGCGGCGCTGACCAACCTGCAGAACGCCGATTTTGACCGCGCCAAGGCGATCCTTTTCCATCCGCTTTCGAGGCCCATCCTGGACGCTTTCATGATCGGCGTGAATGAAGTGGTCACTGGAGCGAGACCGGCAAAGATTGCGATGACCAACGCCGCCGAGAAGGCCAATGCGGCGATCCGCGGATAGCGGAGCTATTGGCGCCTATGTTCCCCCTCCGTACGTGTAATCAGCATTCAGGCGCGGGATTTCAGGGCAATTACCTTTCGAACAAGATCGGCGAGGCTGTTGGCGCCCATCTTTTCCATCACCCAGGCACGATAATTCTCGACAGTTCGAGTGCTGATCCCCAGCTTGTGCGCGATCTCCTTATTTGACAAACCCTCCGCCACGAGTTGCATGACTTCGACCTGGCGCGGCGAAAGCTCGGCCACACGCGCTTGAAGGGCCGCGCGTTCTTTGTGCTCGCTTCTAAGGCGGTTTCCGCTTTCGATCGCCTGCGAGATGCTGGCAATCAGCCGCTCGTCGTCCAACGGCTTCTCGATGAAATCGAAAGCGCCTTGCTTGATCGCCTGCACAGCCATCGTGACATCGCCGTGCCCTGTAATGAAAATGACCGGTATCGCTCCTTCATCCTTCAGCTTCTGTTGCAGCTCGATACCTGACATCCCCGGCATGCGAATGTCCGAAACGACGCATTGGGGCACTTCAGCGGCCAGGGCATTCAGAAAGCTCTCTGCTGACGAATACGCTCGCACCGGTATCCCCCGCCCCTCAAGGAGCATGCTCAAAGAGCGCAAAATTGCGTCGTCGTCGTCGATCAGAGCTATTGTCATGCACCCGAGTCCGAACTGTGCACGGCTGGCAGCGTAAACGATGCTGTAGTGCCGTGCTTTGTGCTTTCAATTCGAAGCTCCCCGCCATGAGCTTCGATGACCGATCGTGAAAGCGAGAGACCTAGTCCCAGCCCATCTGGCTTCGTCGTGGCAAATGCAGCGATTGCGTCGTCCCCGAGATCGGGATCAATCCCTGGACCATTGTCACTCACGCGGATCGTGACCTTTCCATTCGGTCCTGTCAGACCCTCGATAACGATCTTGCCATCATACCGGCCCGCGCCGGCCAACGCTTCGGCGGCATTGCGGACAAGGTTTAGAATGACCTGCTCAATCTGCAAGCCATCCGCGAGCACCGGCGGAACATCCCGTCCAACCGACGTTTGACACCCGATGCCCCGCCGCTCCAGCTCGGGCCCGAACACCGCGACTGCCTCCGCTACGAGCGTTGTGACACTAACGGGGCTCGTCTCGATCCTTCCAAGCCG
This region includes:
- a CDS encoding ATP-binding protein, whose amino-acid sequence is MSVPLTQSFRWFVRPLTLVVAVVLAAVVSTGFLGLRYWQERQAASLVHERSRQVLDTLDRLRAVIADVEAQRREYLLTLDPSYLKAYGVSDESVRREAQALQALVANDPLQNHRAGHLALTVAAKLREIDDIVKTASTSGLAALTMIRSLDEIRSQIDQMVDHERLLLVDQEKRAEALEQRKARLIATAIVIVAVLAVVALALARLEAIRRRKAIAENVALHGDLLARDKKIRRLVDANIVGIIIWDLEGRILEANDAFLRMLGYSREDLVSGCLSRTDLTPAEWHDRDARTVADLKRMRTVQPFEKEYFRKDGSRVPVLLGGVMFEQSSDQGVSFVLDLTERKRAEEALRQSEERFRTLVQFSFDVYWETDAQHRFTHQEFAETLADAPAPGAEIGKTRWEVPYLEPDEEAWRKHRETLDAHLPFRDFELARAGPDGSKRYVSVSGLPVFDKTGRFVGYRGVGRHITERRRAEESLRAMQAELAHANRVTTMGQLTASIAHEVNQPIAATVTNAGAALRWLSAQPPNLGEVRDSLRRIVEDGKRAGNVINGIRALINKVPPRNDRFDLNEAILEMVVLTRSEMFKHGILLQTDLAPGLPMVKGDRTQLQQVILNLILNAIEAMEGVGERAGALRINSEREAAGGVLVTVRDSGPGLDPADVERVFEAFYTTKAKGMGMGLAICRSMVEAHGGRMWASANEPRGAVFQFSLPLEQDESVQARQIRSSPAA
- a CDS encoding response regulator transcription factor — encoded protein: MTIALIDDDDAILRSLSMLLEGRGIPVRAYSSAESFLNALAAEVPQCVVSDIRMPGMSGIELQQKLKDEGAIPVIFITGHGDVTMAVQAIKQGAFDFIEKPLDDERLIASISQAIESGNRLRSEHKERAALQARVAELSPRQVEVMQLVAEGLSNKEIAHKLGISTRTVENYRAWVMEKMGANSLADLVRKVIALKSRA
- a CDS encoding ABC transporter substrate-binding protein encodes the protein MAPNEMVQGEKLPGRPGSASRRSFVKGLGAAGVVLPALAILPRWGLAEDVAGVYAHAAIDWKQFAGQTITLAGAIHPWSNAITPLLWDFTKLTGISVVTDFRLETAYMGALPIQLARGSSTPDVFMFTAYGQGISKGWLEPLNAYYSDRSLTDLGWYDENDLLKTARAFPLWRDGERYACPITSEAVTLFINRDALAARDLRVPQTFDELLATANAAKTSEMSGIAMRAQAGGNSSVPAMSFVFSYGGDMVKDNKAAFASPEAIAAVEMYGRLLSQAGPSGVSGYEWYHVLDDFLQRKTAMAIDSSNFATDISNPAKSQVVGRTVFAAFPHVAGRTSVPFMSHWQACINSHSRNKRAAFLFLMWATSKPTSLRTAAAGLATTRVSAWSSEDFKKAFGAQAAEAALTNLQNADFDRAKAILFHPLSRPILDAFMIGVNEVVTGARPAKIAMTNAAEKANAAIRG